One window of Nymphaea colorata isolate Beijing-Zhang1983 chromosome 11, ASM883128v2, whole genome shotgun sequence genomic DNA carries:
- the LOC116264331 gene encoding glycine-rich cell wall structural protein-like, whose amino-acid sequence MPPPKWLMLVVVMVLTVFSVGHVAARTIYGSSSVEDDWRDAFGEELRRRGYYGYSPYGSPRRGHGQTCRGSKQCEKHGGGGYPGGGYGGGYPGGGYPGYGGPGGRYPRGGYPGGGYGHSGGGSGGGVGGGGGGGGEGGYGKGGGFGGGAGGGSGHSGGYGAGGGAGGGAAGGIGGGGGFGGGGGGGAGGQGGGFGAGGGIGGGVGGGGGGGGAEGGYGKGGGFGAGGQGGGFGAGGGIGGGAGGAGGGGGGGGAEGGSGKGGGFGAGGGVGGGAGGFGGGGGGGGAEGGYGKGGGFGAGGGVGGGAGSGGFGGGGGGGGAEGGYGKGGGFGAGGGVGGFGGGGGGGANGGSGQGGGFGAGGGTGGGAEGGPGQGGGFVPGGGAGIGGGFGFGVGVNVGFGGGAGAGGGGGAGVGGGAGGGVAGGAGGGVGGGVGGGAGGGVGGGVGGGAGGGVGAGGSGGVGGGAGGGGGEGGGLGGGAGGGVGVGVGVGGGGR is encoded by the exons ATGCCTCCACCAAAATGGCTAAtgttggtggtggtgatggttcTTACCGTTTTCTCTGTTGGTCACGTTGCTGCTCGGACTATCTATGGTAGCAGCAGTGTAGAAGATGACTGGAGAGATGCATTTGGCGAAGAGCTTCGCCGTCGAGGTTATTATGGATATAGCCCGTATGGCAGTCCTCGTCGTGGACACGGCCAGACTTGTCGTGGGTCAAAGCAATGTGAAAAGCACGGTGGTGGAGGATATCCAGGTGGTGGATATGGTGGTGGGTATCCTGGTGGTGGATATCCAGGTTATGGTGGTCCTGGTGGTAGGTACCCACGTGGTGGCTATCCTGGTGGAGGATATGGACACAGTGGTGGCGGTTCAGGCGGAGGAgttggaggtggtggtggtggtggtggtgaaggGGGTTATGGAAAGGGTGGTGGATTTGGAGGTGGAGCTGGTGGAGGGTCAGGACATAGCGGAGGATATGGTGCGGGAGGTGGCGCAGGTGGTGGTGCTGCTGGTGGTATAGGTGGTGGTGGAGGATTTGGAGGTGGAGGTGGGGGTGGTGCTGGTGGACAAGGTGGAGGGTTTGGTGCTGGTGGGGGTATAGGTGGTGgagttggtggtggtggtggtggtggcggagcTGAGGGAGGTTATGGAAAAGGTGGGGGTTTCGGTGCTGGTGGACAAGGTGGAGGGTTTGGTGCTGGTGGGGGTATAGGTGGTGGAGCTGGTGGTGctggaggtggtggtggtggtggcggagcTGAGGGAGGTTCTGGAAAAGGTGGGGGTTTCGGTGCTGGTGGTGGTGTAGGGGGTGGCGCAGGCGGATTTGGAGGTGGTGGTGGGGGTGGGGGCGCTGAAGGAGGTTATGGAAAGGGTGGTGGTTttggtgctggtggtggtgtAGGGGGTGGCGCAGGCAGTGGTGGATTtggaggtggtggtggcggtggggGCGCTGAAGGAGGTTATGGAAAGGGTGGTGGTTttggtgctggtggtggtgttgggg gatttggaggtggaggaggcggTGGTGCTAATGGAGGGTCAGGACAGGGCGGAGGCTTTGGTGCTGGTGGTGGTACTGGCGGTGGTGCTGAGGGAGGACCTGGGCAAGGGGGTGGTTTCGTCCCTGGAGGTGGTGCCGGTATTGGAGGCGGATTCGGCTTCGGTGTAGGAGTGAACGTAGGATTTGGCGGTGGAGCTGGCGctggaggtggtggtggtgctggaGTTGGTGGCGGTGCAGGTGGTGGTGTTGCAGGTGGAGCAGGTGGTGGTGTTGGAGGTGGAGTAGGAGGTGGGGCTGGTGGTGGTGTTGGAGGTGGAGTAGGAGGTGGGGCTGGTGGTGGTGTTGGAGCTGGAGGTAGTGGTGGAGttggtggtggtgctggtggtggAGGTGGGGAGGGAGGTGGCCTTGGGGGTGGTGCCGGAGGTGGAGTTGGAGTTGGAGTTGGAGTCGGTGGTGGAGGGCGCTAG
- the LOC116264717 gene encoding uncharacterized protein LOC116264717, translating into MGDVVQYKLERMVDELEDLEKKGLFTRQEIRHIVRKRRDFEYRLKRPSPLKQDFIAYINYETQLDSLRKLRKKAIIRASKGTEKKWKKSVSDTASVIKILEIYKRAVTRFKGDIGLWFRYLEFCKERRHGRMKRALAEALRFHPNVPGLWIYAASWEFDHNLNVPAARALMQSGLRACPQSEDLWVEYLRMELTYLNKLKARKIALVKDQGVIGKVGGDDQKTWKDENEDLFVPLNDEKLAPANIDGKELNSDNELHVLQTHGSELFRAIYNEAIEATVSSMSLHKRFLEILDAADLLLHDEIKKEIMGKMHERFSREENYWDWLARMMVSKDGKMDNSGNAFLSQLKKAEEVYEEALSVVPSAKMFSLYARFWSNIIAPEEEESENLYFNGIPFDVMEFVPNLLRVYERACSSDCITEDLAKHYVSLHLKVGRLEEGRKLISKLCRAVPNSTCLSILRFTIEIKYAMSSSASISKDELQSMYDLLCGILTEGTISEAESLWLMGFKYLSIEKSYFDKLVQTFLAQLAAGGSVDSTGVISSTILDSVLQTSGTHHFRETYKRILALPHPSLATYKQCIEIESNFAYVGDAEALANVRNLFESALGFYGENIELWRNYYSFELKIGTSSEASAIFWRARKILKNEAELLVTCRT; encoded by the exons ATGGGGGACGTGGTTCAGTACAAGCTCGAGCGGATGGTGGACGAGCTTGAGGACCTGGAGAAAAAGGGCCTCTTCACCAGGCAGGAGATTAGGCACATTGTCAGGAAGCGGCGAGATTTCGAGTACCGCCTGAAGAGGCCATCTCCTCTCAAGCAGGATTTCATTGCCTACATCAACTACGAGACGCAGCTCGATTCTCTCAGGAAGCTCCGGAAGAAGGCCATCATCCGCGCCTCGAAGGGCACCGAGAAGAAGTGGAAGAAATCAGTCTCTGACACTGCCAGCGTTATCAAGATACTCGAAATTTACAAGAGGGCCGTCACCCGATTCAAGGGAGACATAGGTCTCTGGTTCCGGTACTTGGAGTTCTGCAAAGAACGGCGCCATGGCCGTATGAAGCGG GCCCTTGCTGAAGCACTTCGTTTTCATCCGAATGTCCCTGGCCTTTGGATTTATGCTGCATCTTGGGAATTTGATCACAATTTAAATGTACCTGCTGCTCGTGCTTTAATGCAAAGTGGACTGAGAGCTTGCCCACAATCAGAAGATCTATGGGTTGAATATCTGAGAATGGAGCTTACATACCTTAATAAACTAAAAGCCAGAAAAATTGCTCTTGTCAAAGATCAAGGTGTTATTGGAAAAGTTGGAGGTGATGATCAAAAGACCtggaaagatgaaaatgaagatctATTTGTGCCTCTGAATGATGAAAAGTTGGCTCCTGCAAATATAGATGGCAAGGAACTCAACTCGGACAATGAACTGCATGTTCTTCAAACTCATGGCTCTGAATTGTTTCGAGCAATTTATAATGAAGCTATTGAAGCTACTGTGTCTAGCATGAGTTTACATAAAAGGTTTCTGGAGATTTTAGATGCTGCGGATCTATTGTTGCAtgatgaaataaagaaagagattatGGGAAAGATGCATGAAAGGTTTTCAAGAGAAGAGAATTACTGGGATTGGCTTGCTAGGATGATGGTATCAAAAGATGGAAAAATGGATAATTCAGGCAATGCATTTCTTTCTCAGTTGAAGAAAGCTGAGGAG GTTTATGAGGAAGCTTTATCTGTTGTTCCTTCTGCGAAGATGTTCTCACTATATGCAAGGTTCTGGTCCAATATAATTGCacctgaagaagaagaatcagaGAATTTGTATTTTAACGGCATCCCTTTTGATGTTATGGAGTTTGTTCCAAATTTATTAAGAGTTTATGAAAGAGCTTGTTCCTCCGACTGTATAACTGAAGATCTTGCAAAGCATTATGTCTCTTTACATCTCAAAGTCGGAAGGCTagaggaaggaaggaaattGATTTCAAAACTTTGCAGAGCAGTACCCAATTCGACTTGTTTATCTATTTTAAGATTTACAATAGAGATAAAATATGCTATGTCTAGCTCTGCATCAATTTCTAAGGATGAATTACAGTCTATGTATGATCTCTTATGTGGCATTCTGACAGAAGGAACAATTTCAGAGGCTGAAAGCTTGTGGCTGATG GGTTTCAAATATTTGTCGATTGAAAAAAGTTACTTTGACAAGCTGGTCCAGACATTCTTGGCGCAACTGGCTGCTGGTGGTAGCGTCGACAGCACGGGTGTGATTTCTTCCACCATACTTGATTCAGTTCTTCAGACAAGTGGTACTCATCATTTTAGAGAAACATATAAGAG AATTCTTGCTTTACCTCATCCAAGCCTTGCAACATATAAGCAGTGCATCGAGATAGAGTCAAATTTTGCATATGTTGGTGACGCTGAAGCTCTTGCTAATGTGCGGAATTTGTTTGAATCTGCACTTGGCTTCTATGGAGAAAATATAGAACTGTGGCGGAACTACTATTCTTTTGAGCTAAAG ATTGGAACATCTAGCGAAGCTAGTGCAATCTTTTGGCGAGCAAGAAAGATACTAAAAAATGAGGCAGAACTGTTGGTTACATGTAGAACTTGA